The genomic DNA CAGGTCTTCCAGGTCCCGGCGACAGGACAATCGCCCCGGGATTTAGCTTTTCGATTTCCTTCAGGTTGATTTGGTCATTCCTTGCCACCTTTACGTCCTCGCCTAATTCTCCAAGATATTGATATAAATTGAATGTAAATGAATCATAATTGTCGATTAACAGTATCATTTATGATCCTCCAAAAATGCTCTTAATTTATGAAGTGTTTCTTCGTATTCTTTTTCCGGGATCGAGTCATGGACAATCCCTGCACCTGCCTGTATATAAGCCTTATTGTTTTTTACAAGCATCGTTCTGATCGCGAGTGCAAAGTCCATATTTCCATTTGCGGAAAAGTAGCCGATCGCTCCTGAATAAACGCCTCTTTTTACTTCTTCAAGCTCATTTATAATTTCCATTGCCCTTATTTTTGGCGCCCCGGACACTGTCCCGGCCGGAAGGCAAGATATTAGTGCATCGACAGGTGTATATTGTTGCTTTAACGTTCCGCTCACTTCAGAGACAAGATGCATGACATGTTTGTATTTTTCAACTTCCATATATTTTTCAAGGTGAATGCTTCCAAATTCACAAACTCTGCCAAGGTCATTGCGGCCAAGATCAACTAGCATCCGGTGTTCGGCAAGTTCTTTTTCATCCTCCATTAGTTCCTTCTCCAGTCTTTTGTCTTCTTCCTCACTTTTGCCGCGAGGCCTTGTTCCGGCGATTGGGTTTGTCGTAATTTTCGTTTGAACTTTTTTTACGATGCTTTCCGGAGAAGCGCCGGCAACGGCATAGTCTTCAAAATCAAGGTAGTACATGTATGGTGATGGATTATCAATTCTTAATTTCCGGTAAAACGAAAACGGGTCCCCTTCAATCTCTGCTTCCAGTCGCTGCGACAGTACAACCTGAAAGATATCTCCTTCAAGTATGTAGTTCTTTGCGATTTTTACTTTTTCAATAAAATCTTCTTTCTTCATGAAAGCTTTAAAAGATGATATCGAAGCTTTTCTAGCGGGAGTGATGTCGGAACCATTCAATACTTCTTCCTTTCGTTTAAGAACTTTTTTTCTGATCTGTTCACTTGTTGTTTCCGGCTGAATCGGCGTTCCGATAAAGAATACCTTTTGCTCCAAATGGTCATAAACGATCAATTCTTCGAAAAACATAAGATGTACATCAGGCACCTGCAAATCATCATCAAGTTCCTTTCCAACTCGTTCGTATTGACGAATTGCATCATAGGCCACATATCCTACCGCCCCGCCAATAAAAGGGATATCTTTCACCGATTGATTTTTATTCGGGAGAAATGCTTTTAATACTTCAAGCGGTTTTTCATCTTTAATTTTTCTGACTTTTCCTTTTACGATTTCTGTCGTTTTCCCGTAACCTTTCAGCTCAAAAGCCGGTTCTGCCCCGATAAATGAATACCGTCCGGTTTTTTCATGCTTCAATGAACTTTCCAGCAAAAACTTTTTCTTTCCAGATATTCTTTGAAAAATCGAGATCGGCGTCAGTGTATCTCCTTCCAGTTCAACAAAGATCAATTCATCCGTGTTAAGCATATTCTTCAAAAGGCATTGCTCCTTTCTTTTTGCGAAAATAAAAAAGTCCTCTATACGCACAGAAATTGTGCGTATAGAGGACGGTATCGTCGGACCGCGGTGCCACCTCTTTTGGAGCAATTAGATCGCTCCCTCTCTTCAGGTACATGAAAGACGACTTGAGTTTTAAGCGAACTCTGCCTTTCGCATTATCCAGCTACGGCTTTTAGCCCCTCGGGGTCATAAGCCGTCTCCTTTCGGAAATCAGGTTTTTCTGCAGGAACACATTTTTGCCTGTCGAGCTAAGCGAGTCGCATCCGTCTTTCTTTATACCCTATCCTTTTAACGGTGGAATTCCGTGCAGCCCTACTAAAGTTCAGGCTGCCTCTCGTAAGCCCATTCAGCTGAATCCTTCATACCGGCTCTCACCTGGCCCGGCTCTCTGTCATGAAGTTCCTTCAACTTACTATTCTTACTCATCGATTTACCATTTTCTTTTTTGAAGTAAAAGCGGAGCTGCGCTACAATGAATAGAATGCTAAATTGAAAAAGTTTAAAACCTAGTTCAGCTCAGACCGTCTTATTATGGGAACCTATTTCCATGTTATGTTGGGAATTTAAAAGCCATGCAAATTTTCTGAAAAACAAAAAGGGTTTCAAGCCTGTAAAGGACGAGAAACCCGTGGTGCCACCTTCATTAGCTGAAAAATCAGCTCACTTTATCGGTATCAAAGCATCATGCTTGAATACCTGTCTCTTGTAACGATGAGACCGTTCGCCAAAGCCTACTGCTCCTTAAAGAGGTTCGGTTTGGAGGCTCGGAAGCCCATTCGCTATTACTTCCACACTGATTTGCACCAACCATCAGCTCTCTGCAGTTTCCATAATAGCTACTCTTCTTCGTCAACGCCGTTTCCTTTTATTGATTTTCATCTTATGATGGTATAAAGAAAATGTCAAGAGGATTTATAAAAAAATTTAGTTTTTTCTGATTAAAAGTTCTTCTAATTTTTTCCGCCAAACCGGTGCCAACTCTTTAACTTCTAGGATTTTTTCAATTCCGGCAATATTTTTTCGGTCATGAAAATAAATGTGGTTTGCATACAAAATGGATACCTTGTGACTGTTTCGTTCAAGAAGTTCTATCGTTGATTCTTTATCAACATCCCTTCTTTAAGAACCCTGAAGAAATAGCCTGTAAATCCTGTTTCCACTACTCTTTTCATCAATTGTTCGATTCCATTGTGTTTTGATATCGTTGAACATGGGATTCGGCCTTGGGAAACTTGAATTACAGCTTCTTCAAGTTTATAAATATCGCCTATATATACCTCGTTTTCACACATGCCGCTAACAGTAATATTTTCTCCAAAGGCTGGCATTTTCAACGTTGCAGAGAATTCCTTTTCCCACTTTTCGTAATGTTCAAACGGATAAAGACAAACCGCTCGTTCCGGTCCGCCGTGAAATTCAGGATTGGCTACACCATCACCAAT from Bacillus methanolicus MGA3 includes the following:
- the trpE gene encoding anthranilate synthase component I, with amino-acid sequence MLNTDELIFVELEGDTLTPISIFQRISGKKKFLLESSLKHEKTGRYSFIGAEPAFELKGYGKTTEIVKGKVRKIKDEKPLEVLKAFLPNKNQSVKDIPFIGGAVGYVAYDAIRQYERVGKELDDDLQVPDVHLMFFEELIVYDHLEQKVFFIGTPIQPETTSEQIRKKVLKRKEEVLNGSDITPARKASISSFKAFMKKEDFIEKVKIAKNYILEGDIFQVVLSQRLEAEIEGDPFSFYRKLRIDNPSPYMYYLDFEDYAVAGASPESIVKKVQTKITTNPIAGTRPRGKSEEEDKRLEKELMEDEKELAEHRMLVDLGRNDLGRVCEFGSIHLEKYMEVEKYKHVMHLVSEVSGTLKQQYTPVDALISCLPAGTVSGAPKIRAMEIINELEEVKRGVYSGAIGYFSANGNMDFALAIRTMLVKNNKAYIQAGAGIVHDSIPEKEYEETLHKLRAFLEDHK